The sequence below is a genomic window from Cystobacter fuscus DSM 2262.
GTCTTGAGCGCGGCGCTGATCGGCGTGCTCGTTTCGCGCACCCTCTCGGGCTTCGTGGGCGCGCACCTGGGTTGGCGCGGCGTGTTCTTCGTGGCCTCCGCGACCATGTTCGTACTCGCGGTGCTGCTGCGGCTCGGGCTGCCACGCTACGAGTCGCCCACGCGCCTGTCGTATCCGCGGCTGCTCCACTCGGTGTGGAGTCTGTTTCGCGACCTGGCCGAGCTGCGAGCGATCGCCCTGACCGGCGCGCTGATGTACGCCGCGCTCTCGGCCTTCTGGGCCTCGCTCGCCTTCTATCTGCAAAGCGATGCCTTCCGCATGGGCCCGGAGACGGCGGGCATGTTCGGCCTGATCGGCGCGGCTGGGGCGCTCGCCGCCAACCTGACCGGCCGCAACGTGGAGCGCCTGGGTGCCCGGCGGCTCGTGCGGGGAAGCATCCTGCTGATGCTGTTGGCCTGGATGGTGTTCGCGGGCCTGGGCGCCACGTGGGCGGGGCTCATCACCGGCGTGCTCCTGCTGGATCTCGGCGCGCAGACGGCGACGGTCTCGAACCAGACCGACCTCTACCGCATCCACCCGGAAGCACAGACACGGCTCAATACCATCTACAAAGTCTTCTATTACGCGGGCGGAGCGTGCGGTTCCTGGCTCGGCACGGCCGCATGGGACCATTTCGCGTGGCCTGGCGTCTGCGCGGTGGGCGTGATGTTCCTGCTGCTCGCCTTCGCGTGGGAGCGCCTGCGGCCCGCGGCGCGCGCGAGCGGAGGACGGCCGTAGCGGAGTGTGGGTCCGCTGTGTTTCCGGATGGCGCTCCGGCACGGCTCGAAGGCATCCTGCCTGGACGATGAACGACCAGGAGCTGCTGGAGAAGACGCTGCACGTGGCCAGGGAAGCGGGCATGTTCCTGCTTCGCAAGCAGGGCTCCGTGCTCCCGTTCGGGCTGACCCTCGACCCGGCGGGCGACAATCCACGAACCTATTTTCCCCGGGACCAACTGCCACGCGCCTCCTGGGACGAGCTGCTCGATGCCACCCTCGCGCATCTCGAGCGCCGCATCGGCTCGGGCGACGTTGGGGCGATCGCGCTCGTCACCACGCTCGAATCCGGAAGCGAGTCCGGCATGGGCGTCCAGGTCGAGACACGCTCCTCCTCGCTGTTCCTCGTGTACCCCTACACCGGAACCGGGCAGAGCCGGAGTCTCGGGGAGCCCCAGCCGGCGGAGGGGTTGCTCGTTGGACCGCTCCTGGCGCCATAGCGGGTGCCGGGGTCCCACTCCAGGTCACAGCACCTTCACGGACGGGCACATCACACGAATAAAAAGAAAAATCTTTTTATTCCAACTTAACCCGTTTTTTCTGGAACAGACACCTATTCACGGCGAACGGGTTGGCGCCAGCCAGCCCCCTTCAAGGTGAGGGTGTCCATGTTTCGAAATCTCGTCTCCGTCCGGAAGTTGATCGCGGGCACGCTGGCGTTTTCCCTCGGCTGTGGAGTGCCCCCCGGTCCCGGCATGGAGGAGGAGACCGGGCCGGCCACCGAGTCCACCCAGGGGTTGGGTGCAACGGAGCGTGCGCTGGCCTCGGACCGGGCGTACCAGTGGCTCAAGGTGCAGCAGGATCTGACGAACGGGAGCGCCCTGAGCGGACTCGTCGACAGCTTCGATGACTGGTGGAACGCCACCGAGCGCAAGCAGATCGTCTACACCTACGATCAGGCCGTGGCCGCCATCGCCTTCATGGCCAAGGGCGACCGCGTGCGCGCCGAGAAGGTGCTCGACAAGCTCGTCGCCATCCAGGATCCGGATGGCTCGTGGATCAACTCCTACTGGTGGAACGGCTACGGCGAGGAGATCCGCAAGCACGTGGGCCCGGTGGCCTGGGTCACCATGGCCTTCATGACCCACGAGAAGCTCTACGGCTCCACCACCTACCGGACCCCCGCCCGGAAGGCGTTGGAGTGGATGCTCACGTTCAAGAAGCCCAACGGCGCCATCTCCGGCGGACGCACCACCTGGGACATCCAGGGCGTCTGGACGGACGAGGTCTGGAGCTCCACCGAGCACAACGAGGACGTCTACAACCTCTACCGCTACTACGCGGGCAAGTTCTCCGACCGCACCACGGCGTACAACGACGCCGCCCAGGGCGTGAAGCAGTTCCTCGACAACGTGATGTGGAACAACACCACGCAGCGCTTCTACGGCGGGTGGAAGAACAACACCGGCCTGCTGGACACGAACGTTCCCCTGGACGTCAATCCCTGGGGCGTCCTCGCGCTCGGCTTGTCGGGCACCCGGGACTACAAGGCCTCGCTCGCCTCCGTCGACAACGCCCGGGGCGTTGGCACCGTCGCGGATCCCCGGTACGTGCACTCCCTGCCGTACGAGAACACCACCATCACCGCCTACGACTTCGACTGGCAGTACGACTGCGCCCGGGCCACTGATCAGAACGGCAACTACAACGGCGACCGGTGCGCGGACATCTGGTTCGAGGGCTCGGCCTTCATGTCGGTCGCCCACTACATGAATGGCAACACGACCAAGGCCGACTCCATCATCGACGAAATCATCAAGAAGCAGGGCACGAGCGGCTCGCTGCTCGGCGGCGTCCCCTACTCCCTCAAGGGCACCAGCAACAACTACTGGCGCATGGCGCAGGAAAACTGCGTGTCGAGCACCGGCTGGCTCATCCTCGCCATCCACCGCTTCAATCCCTTCACCGGCTCCGTGGTGAATGGCGGCGGCGGAAACCCGACCGACACCCAGGCGCCCTCCGCGCCGTCCTCCCTGAAGGTCTCGTCCACGACGAGCAGCAGCGTGGCGCTGTCCTGGACGGCGTCCACGGACAACGTCGGCGTCGCGAGCTACGACATCTATCGGGGCTCGACGCTGGTGGGCTCCAGCTCGGCCACCACCTTCACCGTGAGCGGCCTGTCGGCCAGCACCACGTACTCCTTCTCCATCAAGGCGCGCGACGCCGCCGGCAACACCTCCGCGGCGAGCAACACCGTCAGCGCCACCACCAGCGCCTCGGGCACCGGCGGCGACCACACGACGGCCGACTACACCGCCAGCGTCACCCGGACCTCCAGCACCCAGGCCAGAATCTCCTTCAAGCCCACCATCTCCGCCCTCTACGTGGACGTGCACTACACGCTCAATGGCGGCGGCCAGCAGAACTTCCGGATGGCGCTCGCCAACGGAACCTGGACGCAGGACGTGGCGGGCCTGAGCACGGGCAGCCGGCGCGAGTACTGGTTCACCTACGAGAAGTCCGGCCCCCAGTACGACTCGCCCCACTACACCTATACGCACTGAGCCGTCACGTTCAGCGCAACCTGTCCACGGCGAGCGGACCCTGGCCCACCCCGGGCACCACGTGCGCCGGCTGACCGGGGACAGGGCCGTGCCACGGCCGGCGAAGGGGCCGTGGCACTCGACAGCCGCCGGGTCTACTTCCCCGGCCAGCTCAGCGCGCCCCGGCTCGTCACCGTGCCGGCGGCCACCCCGAGCGCCTGCGCCACGTCCGCGGGCAGCGGCTTGCCGCTCTGGTACGCGGGGCTCGTGCCGCGCACGGCGTAGTCGTGCAGCTCCTGGTTCACGAAGAAGGGGTCCCCTCCGGACGCGATGTCGTGCCCGTGGCTCTCCCAGCCGTGGCCCGCCTGGAGCGCGGCCAGCGAGGTGTAGTTCACGCCGCCGGTGTCCACCCAGTTGACCAGCGACTTCCCGCCTCCGCCGGAGCGGTAGTAGCTGTTGTAGTCCAGGCCCGAGAAGAAGGTGTTGGGGCCCGTGTTGGTGTAGTTGGAGTCGGAGCGGGACGCCTTCAGGGTGGTGATGTTTCCGCCCGACAGGATGTTGTTCGCCACGTCGACGTTGGCGGTGTCCGGGCCGATGTCCGAGCCGCGCTTGTCGGACTCGTTGCGCGCGTCGTCGTAGATCCAGATGTTGATGGCCGCGTTGTTGACGAGCGTGTTGTTGTAGATCTTCGTGTTCGACGAGCAGGACTGGATGCCGTAGCTGGCGTTGTCGTAGATGAGGTTGGACGCGATGATGCCGGTGTCGGAGACCTCGTAGAAGAGGCCCGTCTTGTTGTTGCGGGCGATGTTGTAGACCATCACCCCGCCGCGGCAGTCCTCGTCACACCAGAAGCCCGCGCCCCCCACGTTGTTCTCGAAGACGCTGTGGCGCACCGTGAAGCCATTCATGTGCGCGATCTTCACGCCCGCCTGCGCGCAGGAGCGGGAGCAGTTCGTGCCGAAGCGCTCCGTGTTGTTGGCGTTGACGAGGATTTCCTCGAGCAGCAGGCCGTCGTAGCCGACCGTGGCACTGTTCGTCTGGCCATTGGAGCCGATGGCGGTGAAGCCGTTGTGCGCGAAGACGGACCGGCGCACGACCCCGCCCTGGGACTTGATGCTGAGCGAGCCGGCCGCCATCTGCGTGAAGACACAGTTCTCGACCAGCGATTGGGTCGCGCCGATGTAGACGGCCGAGTTCGTGGTGTTGCTGTACTCGTTCGTCGCGTAGCGCCTGAAGCCCAGGCCCTTGAGGGCATAGCCCGTGCCGCCCAGGACGAGGGCGACGGGGCGAGCGGCCACCTCCACGGTGTGGCCGCTCGGGTTGGTCGCGATGTAGAGGCGGCGGTTGGTCCAGTCGTAGAAGAAGTTGCCCGGGGTGGCCTCCGCGAGCGTCTTCACCTCGTGCACGTAGGCCCCGTCGATGAAGACCATCTGCGGGTCGCCCGCGGCGGGGTTGGCCGGGTCGCCATACATGTCGAAGTGGGCGCAGGGGCCCGTGTTGGTGGTGGGCTGGGCGTCGTACTTGTAGTTGTAGTAGCCGCCGTTGCAGAAGCTGGGCGTGCTCCAGTCGATGTACCAGTGGCCGGCGCCATCGCTCGTCCAGCTGGAGGCCGGCTTCACGTCCGTGCCGTCGAACCAGACCGTCTCGTGCGGGTAGGCCTGGAAGGTGATGGGCTTGGTGGCGACCTTGTAGTTGCCCGCGCCGTTGTTGTACCAGTCACGGTAGGTGCCACCGCGCACGACAATCGTTCCGCCCGAGGGCACCAGGGCGATGGCGCGGTTGAGCGTGGCCACGGGAGCGGCCTGAGTCCCCGGGTTGCCGTCACTGCCATTCGTGGCCATGAAAATGGCTCCGGCCGGGATGGCATAGTCGGTGTCCGGAATCGTCTTGCCGGAGTTGTCGAGTCCGCTGAGGCCCGGCTCGCGCGGCTGCTGTGTCGGAGCGGGGAAGAGCTGGGTCGCGGGGATGACCTGCTTGGGCTGGCTCGCGGAGGACCAGGACAGCCGGGCGACGGCTGACCCCGTCTTGTCGTAGTACTCGAGCTTGATGTCGTACTTCTGGTCCGCCGTCAGCGCGATGGAGCCGCTGTTCTCGACGGAGGAGTGGTCGCTCCAGTTGTTGATGAGTTGCTGGCCGTTGACCCAGAGGCGGACCCCGTCGTCGCTCTGGGTATGGAAGGTATAGGTCTGCGAATGGAGCGGGACGACCTGGCCCGTCCACCGCACGCTGAAGCCATCCACGGGAAGCGCGGGGTCCGGCGCGGCCGTGTTCCAGTCGAAGTCCACCGTGGCATCCGTGCGCTGCCGGATGAGGGACTCGAAGTTCAGGCCCACGAAGTACTGGCCGAGCAGGCCCGTGCCATTGCCCGGCGAGGTCACGGTGTAGGTCACCGTCAGCTTCGGGCGATTGGCGGCGGTGGTGGCCTCGGAGGAGTCGAGCTCCAGTCCGTCCATGTTGGTGGGCGCGTCCAGCACGAAGCCGGCATTGGTGCCCGCGTTGCGCACCCAATCCTGGATGGCCGAGACACCCGCCGCGTTGAAGTCCACGCCATAGCTGCCCGTCGCCGACGGGAGGAGCGTGGCGAAGGACGTCGTGCCCCGGTCCGAGGCGCCGCTGGCGCCGCCCGCGCTCCAGGTGATGGTGCTCGTCGCATTCGTCCAGGTGGCCTGCGACTCGTTCCAGGCCCGGCTCGCGGCGTGGACGAAGTAGCCCTCACCCGTCGTCGCGTTCTTCACGTTGAAGGTCAGCCGGGCCGACTGCACCGTCGCGTTCGAGGGGATGGCGCTGACGTCGAAGCGCAGGAGGGTGTTGGCGACCTTTCCCGTGCCGCTGGGATGGTCACGGTCCATGCGCAAGATGGGGTCGGCGCCGGTGTTGGTGGACGGGGAGCTCTCCAGGAGCGAGGTGTCCGACACGCCGGTATAGGCGGCCGAGGGGGAGACCTGCTCCTGGAAGGACACGGTGACGGTGGTGGCGAGGGCACTGGCGCCGTCCGCCGCCTCGATGGTCCCGGCGGCGGGTTCACCGTCGCAGGCCAGGGTGAACAGGGCGAGCAGGAGCGCGCCCTGGAGGTCGCGGCGAGCGCCAGGCCCGTGCCGCGAAGGCCGTGTGTTCTTGTCGATGTGCATCGTTTCCTCGGGGATGCCAGGACCGCGGCATCCTGGGGTGGGGAGTACACCCCGAGGAGGGAACGACTCCGCCGACGTCCCAACAAAAGAGGGGCTGAGCCGGTCAGGGCCGCGCGTCACTGTCCTGGGAGCCGGAACACGCGCACGTAGTCCACCTCCATGGCCGCGGGGAGCGTCGCGGCCAGATTGCCGTCGCTGTAGCCGGTCGCCGTCTCGATGCCCGTGTATCCATACGTGGAGTAGCGAGGGAAGCCACCGCCGAAGGCCAGGTTGAGATGAATCGAGTGCTCGTAGGCGAAGACAGTCGAGAGCGGGCTCGTGGGCGGGTTGTTCGGGAAGACACTAGTCAAGCTCCGATCGAACACCTTGGAGCCGTCCGGGCGATAGCGATAGAGATTCCCGTCGGCATCCAGGTAGCGCATGGGCTTTCCATCGACGTACCAGGTGATTCGATCGGGCTGCCAGAGGAAGCCGTAGCGCACGAACCGCGTGCTGGTCTCACCGTCCACGAAGTTGCTCGGAGTCAGCTGAGGGCCGAAGTTGCTCGAGCCCTGGTAGGAGTCTCCCGTCCGCACGTTGTACATCGCGGCGGACGAGGTGTTGCATGACGCTCGACCGGTGCACGCGTAGTGGAAGGTCCCATGCGTCAGGTCGGGGCGCGCACCGAGCAGCTCGGTGACGTCGAACTCACCGTAGGCGGGCCACGTCCCCGGTGTAGAGCCATCACCGGGTCCGACCAGCCAGAAAGCCCCCCAGTAGGGGTTTCCCTTGGGCATCTTGATGCGCGCCTCGGTGTACCCATACCGGAACTTGAACTTCAGCGGTCCGCCCTGGTTGCGGGTCGTGAGGAAGCCGGACGTGAAGTAGTAGGTCCGGGTCCCCGTATCGGGGTTGGTCGCGCCGCAGGTCACCGTCTCGCGGCGCGCGGTGATCTTCAGGGTGCCACCCCCAACGCTCACGTTGCGAGCGAAGTAGCACTGATCTTCCTTGTTGCTGCTGCCGTAGTTGGAGTTCTCGAACGTGTTCCACTTGGACGAGTCCACCGTGCTGTTTTCAAACTCATCACCCCACACCAGGCTGTAGCCGGGGGGCGCATCGGCCGAGCCGAGCACCGGCGGCTCCCCATCGGCCATCAGGAGCGAAACGCCGCCGGGGTGGGCCTCGGTCTCGGGCCGTGGAGACCCACCACAACCTCCGCTCGTGACGAGACACAGGGCCGCCGCCATCCAGGGGCTCGAGCCCCAACCGCCACGAAGAAGTCGCGAGTGATGCATGCCGGGCCTCCCAAGGCAAAGCACTCCCTTACAACCGACGCTCCAACATGTAAATCAATTTATACTTGTTTTACATGAATTCATCGTTGTATTCCAGCGGAGGGCTCGCATCCGAGTAGAGTCGAGCGCCATGAAAGCCCTGCACCGCAAAGAGCTCTACGGCTGGTCCGTCTTCGACGAGGCGCGCAACCTGGACTTCCACAGCGTCCTGTGGGTGCGCCCCGAGGGCAACGTGGTCATCGATCCGCTCCCGCTGTCCACGCACGATGCCGCGCACCTGCGCTCGCTCGGAGGCGTGGCCTGGGTGGTGGTGACCAACTCGGAGCATGTCCGCACCACCCGCGAGCTGGTCTCCGCCTTCGGCGCGAAGGTGGCCGGCCCCCGCGCCGAGGCGGAGAGCTTTCCTCTCCGGTGTGACCGGTGGCTCTCCACGGGCGAGGAGCTCGTCCCCGGGCTGGTGGCGGTGGAGCTGCACGGCTCCAAGACGCCCGGCGAGCTGGCCCTGCTTCTGGAGGACACGACGCTGGTGACGGGGGACCTGATTCGCGGCCACCTGGGCGGGCGGCTCAACCTGCTGCCGGAGGCGAAGCTGAAGGACCCCGTCCAGGCCCGCGCCTCGGTGCGCGAGCTGCTCGCACGAGGGCCGCGCATCGACGCGGTGCTGGTGGGCGATGGTTGGCCGGTGTTCCGCGGCGGGCGCGCGGCCCTGGAGGAGCTCTCCCCAGCGGTATCAGTCAGCCGGTGAGGTGAAGGGCCATTCGCCCAATCGCCAGAGCAATGCCGCCCGCCGCGTCAGGGGTTCCTCGGCTTCGAGGGAGATCTCCATCCCCCTCATTCGAGCCAATACCAACAGCGCGCAACTGTCCGTTTGAAGCGTCAGCCGAGCAGGCAGCGTGCTTCGCAGCAGCAGCCCACTCTCGACCGCATAGCGCAAGGCGGCGAACCGTTTACTCGACAGAACGAGGAGCGAGGCATGGACGAGCTCCGCGTCATTGTTCGCGCTCCCCCGCACGCCGTTCCACACATCATCCCGAGGATGAACGAGACCGGATTCGAGCCACTCGGCCCACGAGCCTTCTAGTTCGTCGGCCGCGCGTTCAAACTCTCGGCCGGACAGGAGGCAGAGTTGCCGGGCAAGGAGCATTGTCGCGGCGGAGAGTTCGATCTCTGGCAGTTCGCGCTCGAGGAAGCGCAAGCGGAACTCGGCCACCGCGGCATGGTCGTTGGTCGCGATCGCTTCCAGCAGGCCACCCATCAAAAGATCGCAGAGGACCATCAGATACTCCCCTGCCTGTGGGCGATCACTGCCGGACCAGAGTGCCTCCGGCGCGTTGGAGCGAATGAGCGCGAGCCACGCTCGGAGGTGGCTCGCGAGAAGCTTCGAAATTCAAGCGCCAGAGTCATGAAATTCGCCAGCTCCCTTCACACCGTTACTGAGCATTGATGCGCGCATACACCCAGTCAGCACCCAATGCGCCTCCAATTCCGCCAATGATGCCACCGACAACGCCCCCGACCAGCCCCGTAACGAGTGCGCCGGGTCCAGTTTCAATGCCGAGCGCGGCACCGCCGACCGCGAACAATTGTCCTACGGCCCAGGCACCTGCGAAGCCTCCGGCCGCTCTTGTCATCAGTGCAGGTGCAAGCCCAGCTCCTCGAAACCGTGGATGAGCCGTTCGCGGATGCGTGACTCGCCTTCACTCGCGTTCGTGTCATGGTGGCGCAACGGGCCGAAGTCCAGGCCCGTCAGCCGTTCGATCTCCGCCACCGAGCTGCGGAACTCGTGGATCTCCGACGTGTCGCTCAGGTCCTCCGCTCCACGTCCCATCTTCTCGGGGAGGCCGCCCGGGAGCAGTTCCCCCTGACTGGCCCGGATGGCGGTGGCCCGGAGCTGGTCATCCTGGACGAAGACCACGATCTTCCAGAAGGCCCGCGGCACCTTCACGTACCGGTACTCCGGATCATCGTCCTCGAAGACGGGCCCGGTGAAGACGATGATCCGCTCGCGGTCTGCGATGGCGTTGTCCTCCAGCAACCACCGCTCGATTCCCTGCCAATACTGAGCGCGCTGGTTGAAGCGCGACTCCTGCGGCGCGCAGTTGGTGAAGTGGAAGGTGTCCGCGTTGGCGCGCTGGGCGCGGGTGCTCGTCCCCCATGCCGGGTCCAGCCTGCGCACCAGGTGTCCGCGATCGAAGGTGCGCGGCCGCTGGTGGTCGTACAGGTCCTGATGGCACTGCGCGTCCGGCGAGATGCGCTCGTCCACGGACCAGACCTCGGCCGCCTCGGCGGACTCTCGTGATTCACCGGTGGCGCGGTTGATGGAGACCCAGGTGGAGCCATCGATGTTGCACGCCGTGAAGAACGCCATGCGCCGCTCCGCGTTCACCACGATGGAGAAGTGCTGGTACTTGAGCTCGAAGGGGTCCTCGCCGGGTTCCGCCCGCAGCTTACGGGCGGCCTGCTGGCGCTGCTCGGGGCTCAGCCGTGGCATCTCGATGTGGAAGCCCTTCAGGAAGTCCGGATCATAGCCGCGGCGGTTCGCGTAGTTCCTGTCGATGCGGATGAGGGCCTCGCCGACGCCACCCACCTCGGCGCGCAACTCCGGCTCGGGCGATGGAGGGCGTGACGCAATCCCCATCGGCGCTCCGCTCCCCAGCCGGACGGAGAGCTCGAGCGGAATCGTCCAGGTGACGGCGCCGTCCGCCTGGATGCTCGGACCAGCGGGCGGCGACACGGAGGGAGACGGCGGCGCGGCGAAGGATGACGGATTGAGAGCGGGGGCCACGAGAGACGCCGCCGACGGGGCGCCCGCGGCTTCGTCCATGGCCCGGACCGGCGGCTCCGCCCCTCCTGGAGCCGGGACCACGCGTCGCGCCGTCTCGGTGGGGGCGACGACTCCGCGCCGCGCCGGGTTGCGCAGCGCGGGCTCGAGCAGCACGCGCTCTTCGGGGCTCCTGTCCTTCATCATGTCCTCCAGTGTTCGAACGATGGCGCTGGTGCGGATGCCCTCGTTCAGATCCTTGCTGATCGGCTTGCCCGTGGGGAGGGCGGATTCCAGGAAGGGCTCGCCCCAGTGGTGCAGCGCCACGAACTCCCACTGGTCGTTGAAGACGGGCGAGCCCGAGGAGCCCGGCATCGTATCGGCCATGTAATGCATGACGGTGTCGAGCCGGGTGACGAGACGGTTCTCTCGGATGATGACCTGTTTGTAGTCGCCGTCGGGGTGCTGCACGATGTTGACGAACTCGCCGAGCACGTGCCGGTCACCCGTGGCGAACAGCGGGCAGTAGCCGAACTCGGAGACATCGCGCGTCCCGAGCACCCGCCGACCGAGCGCCACGATGGTGAAGTCGAGGTCGTCCTCGGAGCTCGTGAGGAAGAACGTGTCCGGGTCGAAGGTGAAACGCGTCAGGGGCCGGGGCTGTTCGTTTTCATCCAGCTCGTAGTCGAACTCGACGAGCAGCTCCCGGGCGGCCTGGGCGTCCTCGATGACGTGGTGGTTGGTGAGGAGCAGCCGGTTGGAGATGAGGACGCCCGAGCCCAGTGGCGCCAGGGTGTCCTGGACGACGCGGCCGACGGTGTTCGCGCTCCAGCGCGCCTGGTCTATCCACGAGACCCCCACGAAGTCGGTGGTCTTCCCCTGGATGCGCTCGGCGCCGGCGCGAGCCTCGCCCGTGAGCCCGAACACCCGGGGGCTCTCGCCCGCGACGATGCGCTTGGAAGCCTCGGGGTTCATGCCGGTGACAGCCTGGATGCGTTTGAGCTTGCGGACCTCGTTGGGCTCGGCGTCCAGGGGATTGCTCGACTGAAGGGCCATCAGCACACGCCGCCGTTGCTGCTCGGCCTCTTGAATGCGCCGACGTGCCGCCTGCGTGATGCGCTCTGGAACCTTCATGGACAGGAGCCCCCCGGATCTCCAATGGGTGAAAGGGTATGGATGGGGTCCACCGAAATCCCGTCCGTGATGGGAGTGGAGCCCGGATTGTGTTGACCCCACGGAGAACGAGGGGCACGGCACGTGCTGTAATGAATGGGCATTCGTCCTGTCGGACGAGAAAAAGGAGCGCACGCCCCACCGCCAGACTTCCCGATGGCATAGGGAGGGAACCAGCAGGCGGACCTGGAAACACCCAGAGGTGATTCCCAGGTTGGGCCCAGGAGGGCAGCTCCATGCTCAAGGAGACACAACCCAAGCAAGCGTTGTAGGACGAAGGAGGGGGAGAAACGGGGACCACCAAGGCCGTCCGACGCGGCAAGACAGCCCGGCGGGAGGCGGCTGCTGGCTACCGCCGGACGGAGGCTCGCCCTCTCACTCCCTCGGAGCGAGGCGAGCTGGCGGGGATGTTCGAGGCGCTGACGCCGGCACCCAGGCTACCGCTGAAAGGCTTCAAGCTGCCCGCGGAGACCCAGAAGAAGGGCTCCCGGGGAACGGGGGTGAAGCAGCTCCAGCTCGCGCTGGTGAAGCTGGGTCACATGACGCAGGCACAGATGAACACGGGCCCTGGAATCTTCGGGAACAAGACGGAGGCGGCGCTCGAGAAGTTCCAGCAGGCACATCACGTGACTCCCAGTGGTGTCTACAACGCGCAGACGCGCACGGCGTTCCAGCGGCTGGGAGCGAGCGTGGGCAAGCCTCCCACTCACAAGAATCCCTTCCTCGCGCAGTTCAAGCGGGCGCTGACCGAGCTGAAACTTCCGCTGGCCTGGGCCAGCAGTGAGGCGCTCTTCCAGCTCATCCAGCACGAGTCGAGCTGGAATCCTCGCGAGAAGAACCCCCGGAGCACCGCCTTCGGGCTCTTCCAATTCCTGAAGAGCACCTGGAGGACGTACCTGAAGGAGGTCCCCTATGGGAGCACGGACCCGTACTTCCAGGCGCTCGGAGGCTTCCGCTACATCAAGGCCTGCTATGGGACGCCCGAGCGGGCATGGGCCTTCTGGCAGCGGAAACACTGGTATTGAGGCTCACCCACCCGACAGGGCGATCCGCTCGGGGCCGGGTGCTCGGAAGCGGGGCTCCCACCGCGGGCCCCCCGGGCACCGGTGAGGGTGTTTACAGCCGGGCCCGCCTGAAGTAGGGGGCGGACATGCCCATCCTCGCCCTCGTCCGACACGGACAGTCCCTGTGGAACCATGAGAACCGCTTCACCGGCTTCGTGGACGTGCCCCTGACCGAAAAGGGCCGCGCCGAGGCCCGGCAGGCCGCCCAGTCCCTCCAGGGCCTGGGTATCAAGTTCGACGTCGCCTACACCTCCGCCCTCACCCGCGCCCAGGAG
It includes:
- a CDS encoding peptidoglycan-binding protein — protein: MFEALTPAPRLPLKGFKLPAETQKKGSRGTGVKQLQLALVKLGHMTQAQMNTGPGIFGNKTEAALEKFQQAHHVTPSGVYNAQTRTAFQRLGASVGKPPTHKNPFLAQFKRALTELKLPLAWASSEALFQLIQHESSWNPREKNPRSTAFGLFQFLKSTWRTYLKEVPYGSTDPYFQALGGFRYIKACYGTPERAWAFWQRKHWY
- a CDS encoding DNA/RNA non-specific endonuclease — protein: MKVPERITQAARRRIQEAEQQRRRVLMALQSSNPLDAEPNEVRKLKRIQAVTGMNPEASKRIVAGESPRVFGLTGEARAGAERIQGKTTDFVGVSWIDQARWSANTVGRVVQDTLAPLGSGVLISNRLLLTNHHVIEDAQAARELLVEFDYELDENEQPRPLTRFTFDPDTFFLTSSEDDLDFTIVALGRRVLGTRDVSEFGYCPLFATGDRHVLGEFVNIVQHPDGDYKQVIIRENRLVTRLDTVMHYMADTMPGSSGSPVFNDQWEFVALHHWGEPFLESALPTGKPISKDLNEGIRTSAIVRTLEDMMKDRSPEERVLLEPALRNPARRGVVAPTETARRVVPAPGGAEPPVRAMDEAAGAPSAASLVAPALNPSSFAAPPSPSVSPPAGPSIQADGAVTWTIPLELSVRLGSGAPMGIASRPPSPEPELRAEVGGVGEALIRIDRNYANRRGYDPDFLKGFHIEMPRLSPEQRQQAARKLRAEPGEDPFELKYQHFSIVVNAERRMAFFTACNIDGSTWVSINRATGESRESAEAAEVWSVDERISPDAQCHQDLYDHQRPRTFDRGHLVRRLDPAWGTSTRAQRANADTFHFTNCAPQESRFNQRAQYWQGIERWLLEDNAIADRERIIVFTGPVFEDDDPEYRYVKVPRAFWKIVVFVQDDQLRATAIRASQGELLPGGLPEKMGRGAEDLSDTSEIHEFRSSVAEIERLTGLDFGPLRHHDTNASEGESRIRERLIHGFEELGLHLH